From the genome of Leptotrichia trevisanii DSM 22070:
ATAACTTTATAGACAAATTTGTAAAAACAGCTGAAAAACTTTTCCCAAATTTATATCTTCACTGGGAAGACTTTGGAAGATTAAATGCGGCAAATATTTTAAATAAATATGAAAATGAAATCGCAACTTTTAACGACGATATACAGGGAACTGGAATTATCACTTTAGCTGGAATCTTAGGCGCATTAAAAATTTCAGTCGAAAAGCTTACTGAGCAAGTTTATATGTGTTTTGGTGCAGGAACTGCTGGAGCTGGAATTGCTAGACGTATTTTTAATGAAATGGTTGCACAGGGTCTTTCTGAAGAAGAAGCAAAAAAGCGGTTTTATCTAGTTGACAGACAAGGCTTATTATTTGAAGACACAGAAGGACTAACTCCAGAACAAACTCCTTTTGCAAGAAAACGAAGCGAATTTACAAATGCAAATGAATTAACTACTTTGGAAGCCGCTGTAAAAGCTGTAAAACCAACTATACTTGTCGGAACTTCCACAGTGCCAAAAACTTTCACAAAGGAAATCGTTCAGGAAATGGCAAAACACACTGCAAGACCAATAATTTTTCCACTTAGCAACCCAACAAGGCTAGCAGAAGCCAGTGCAAAAGATCTTATCGAATGGACAGACGGAAAAGCTCTCGTTGCAACAGGAATACCATCAGACCCAATAGAGCTTAACGGAATCACCTATGAAATTGGACAAGCAAACAATGCTCTAATCTATCCTGGGTTAGGACTTGGAATTATCACAACAAAATCAAAGATTGTAAACGACAAAATAATCTCAGCAGCCGCACATTCACTAGGTGGAATCATCGACACAACAAAACCTGGAGCTGCTGTACTTCCTCCAGTATCAAAACTGACAGAATTTTCTGAAACTGTGGCACTGTCAGTTGGACAAAGCGTACTAGATCAAAAATTAAATACAGAACCCATAAGCGATTTAAAAGAAGCAATAAAAAATGCAAAATGGATTCCTGAATACAAGGAGATGATTTTATGAAAATAGCAATGGCTGGAGATCACGCCGAATTTAATTTAAAAAAAGAAATTAAGGAATTGCTGGAGTCACAAGGTTATAGCGATTGCTGAAAAGCATATTAGAAAAGATGTTTAATTAAAGATTTATTTAACAAAAAACGGAAGTTAATCCCAAAAATAGATTTTCTTCCGCTTTTTTTATAAATTAAAACCAGTAATTAATAACTAGATTAGATATATCAATGTATCTAATTAATTTTCAGATTTAAGCATTTCTAAATGTTAGTAGATAGCCCTAAATCCTATTCCACCTCTGACATTGTTGCCCTTAGTGTCGTATCCAGCATTTACAGTAACTCCAAATCTTGTATTGTCAACTCCGATGTTCAAGTCAAATTTACCATTTCCTCGTCTATCTTCTTTTTCTTTTTCCAAGTTATACCAGTCGGCTGTTGTATATCTTACTTTTGCCCTGTTTCCTTTTTGAAGTTTTCCAATTTCATTTTCGTAAGCTGCTGATAATCCTACTGTCAGATTTGTTCGTACTGCTAATGGTTGAACATATTTGAATTCCATTCCAGCTTCAGGTTTTACTGAGAAATAGTCATTTCCTTTTACTTTCAATCTCATTTGTCCACTGTCTTCTTTTATGCTGTTAAATCTTCCATATTCCATTTTTACTGATCCAAATGGACGTAAATGTGTTCTTTCACTTAATCTTATATCATAGCCTAACTCATTTTTAAGAGCAGCACCATAAGAATGATAAGTAGATTTCGCTTCAAACACATCATCCACTATCCAGAATTTACGTTTCATACTATTAACCCCAGTAAAGACATCTCCAGCAATTGTCCATTGCAATGCTCCGTTATGATCAGTTTTTGGCGACATTGTCTTGAATATTCCGAGTTTAATCATTGTCTGATCTTCTTTTGATTTTCCTAAGTCTTTAAATCTGAATCTGTTTGTTACAGCTCCTGCGTACCATCCGCTTGAGTTACCCATCTTAATTTTTTCATCTTCATGAACATAGGCTACACCATAAGCATTGCTCTTATAATCAATTATTCCCGCTGTATCAGTATTGTATTCATCTCTCGTACCAAATACCTTAATTTTGTTATTTTGTTTAGACGGATTTCTCCATTCATTTCTTAAATATCCAAATTCATTATCCAAAGTATTTCCAGTGGCATTGATTCTTTGTTGAACATTTGCATACTGATGTCCTTTCATTTCATCTACAGCCTGTGTAAAGATATGTTGTTCACCTTTTCCAAGATCATTTAATTTATTAAACAATTCCTTTTCTCTCGTACCAAGCCCTTCAACACCGTATCTTTGTTCCAACCCATTTAAGAAATTATAAGTATTAGGATCCTTTTTACTTACAAAATCTGTATATGGAATTTTAACCAGATATACTTTATCATACAATCCTGTAACCGCTGATTTTGTTGGTATTGCTAACCATGTAAGGCTGCTTGAATTAGTATTTAATACTGTTCCAGTTGTAACTACGTTTGCAAGTGCATCGTTATATGGTTTTATTATATTATCTCCCAATTCTATAGCTTTAGCATTCGTATATCTTGCAGCTTCTGTCCCAAAATATAGGTTAATATCTGTAAGCCCTGCTAAATTACTTAATCCTTGAATAGGATTTGTATATTTTATTCCAGATGTATCAACATACATTCCCACACTTGTTGCTTTAGAACCTGAAGGGAAATTCATAAGTCCTGATTTTGCAAGATCTAATACTGTAACTCCTGAAGGCGACGTAACTGTTACTTCAGTTGCTGAAGGAGAAGCGACATTTGTATCAACTTTTGTTATTGGAACTTTTGCTCCATTTATTGTAACTGTTACTGTAGTTGCCTTTGGTGGAACCTTTATTGTTACACTTCCTTCAACTTTTTCATCAGTTGGCTGTGACTCATAAACATTTCTGAATGATCCCGTATTTACCGCTCCAGGCCCGTCTATACCGTCAGCAGACGCTTCACCTTTATCAGTATAAATTCCTATACCTTTATTTCCGGTAATTTGAATTGTACCATAGTTTTTAAATTTACCTTGATTTGCTACTACAACACCTTTCAAATTATCTCCGTTACCTGTAATAGTACCGTAGTTTTCACCTTCCGCTTCTTGATCTATGTACATACCGATTGTATTTTTACCACTAAGATTAATTATCCCTCCAGCGGCATTAATTGCTTTAGAACCCTTTCCAACTGCATACATTCCTATACTATTTTCTTCTGTTACATTAATTGTGCCTTTATTTATAATAGTTCCTTGATTTCTTGATGAAGTTCCATCATAATAACCTGTTGCCATTCCTATTCCGTATGATTTTGTATTCTTATCAGTTTTACCTACATCAATTGTTGTCCAGTTTGTTGCAGTTCCAGCTGTAGAATACATACCTATATTACCGTTTCCATTTCCAGATTTCAAGTCCATATTTCCATAGTTATCGACTGTTCCAGAAGAGTAGATTCCGTAGTTTCTGTTACCTGTCGCTTTTATTGGAGTATAGTTTTTAATAACTGAAGAATTATTATCAGAATAAGCATAAACAGTTTCATTATCCATAGTTACATTTGAACTTGCGTTTGTAGTCAATGTTCCAGGAGCTTTTATTACGTATCCAAATGTCCAGTCCTTAAGATCCATTTTTGAACCGTTATCGTTTATATTTACAGGATTAGTTCCCGCTGTAAATACTCCAACTGCTTCCTTACCTTTTACACTGGCACTTGTTGTAATTTCAGAACCCGAATCCAATGTTACAGTTCCTGTCCCCGCTGTCCCTTTCGAGAATATTCCAACTCCATTTTGAGCAATTTTAATCTTAGAAGTTCCATAAGCATGTATATTTTCTCCATACATTCCATAAGAACTATCTTTTATATCCAATGTTCCATAGTTATTCAACGTTACACTGTCAGCCGTATACATACCGATATTTGGAACATCCGAAGCAGATGAAAGTACAGAATTCCCTACAGTAATATTTCCAGTTGCCCAGTTTGTCATATTTGAATTATTGATTCCGTACATACCAATTTTTGCATTGCTTCCTGTTTTTAGATCAATAGTTCCATAGTTATTTAATGTGGCTTTATCAGCATACATTCCAACGGATCCAGCTCCAGACATGGTAATTTTACCATTAGCTTTATTTGTAGCAACACTGTCTGCAATGCTTGAAGCACTGTTATTATTTTTTACAAATACACCTTTGGCACCAGTACCGCCCAATGTTATATTTCCATCATTATTTACAGTTGCCTTTCCTTGACCAGCTACTCCTCCAAATTCATTTAATACTGGATTTCCAGCAGCATCTTCCCTATATGCAAGCCCTAAAATACCAATTGAGTTATTTCCGCCTACAGTAATATTTCCACTGTTATTATTAACTTCCGAACCATTTACAGCATAAACTCCCACAGCCTGATCATTCACAGTGTTAGCAGTATCTGTTTCAACATTCAAAGTTCCACTGTTTATATTAATTTTACCAAAGTTTGTATATAGCCCGATTGCTCCAGCACCTGCATCCGTTCTGTCAACCGTTATAGTTTTACCATTGACATTAATTCCTGTTTCCGCATTACTTGCAGCCCCAGTGCTTGAACTGATATTAAGTCCAATAACTGACGAATTTGTTAAATCTCCATTTATAGTTGTCGCATCACTTGTACTTAATACAGCTTTGACATCAGCATTTACATCTAATATACTTCTTTGAATCAAGAAATTACGAACATATTTATAATCATTTGTTGATGAATTAGAAGAGCTTACTGCTAAACTTTTATCTAAATTATTATCAAATGTAAATGATTTTCCATTATTTAATCCTTCTACAACTGCTAATTTATAATTATCTCCCGCTCCTGGACCATTTGTAGTAATATTGCTTGCATTTAAGCCTGAAGCTCCTGATAATGTTGAAACAAAATTACTCAACTTCAATGCATTTGGATTAACAACATTCATTAATATAACATCGTCTGAAGTTATTTTAAATTTAGAATTTAATAACGATACATTTGAGGTATATCCTGTGGAAGTACCTCTTATACCGAATCCTACAGCTTTTCCTGATAATGTAATCTCAGAATCATCTGCATTTATTTTCCCTTTATCATCTGTATAAAGTGCAAATCCTTCACCATCATAATTAATTGTCGAATATTTAACATTTATTTGAGAAACTTTATTACTTGCATTTTGTCCTACTGATGCTACTGCCGAAGCTCCATCTTTTACCGTGATTTTTAACCCTTTAGCTAACGAATCTCCAATTGCATTTATCATTCCACCATTTTTAGCATACAACGCTGTTCCCAATTTACGATCATCACTAGTAATTGTGATTGATGAACCTTTTGTACTACTTCCAGTTGTAGTTCCAGTAAGTGAAGGAGTTCCCTTATTATTATCACCAAACATTACTGTTGCATCGTCAACAAAAACTCCAGTATTATTACCAGTAGAATTTGTTATTGTTTTTGAAGCTGCTTTTAGTTTAATGTCATTCTCTCCATTTAAAACAACTTCTGAGGATCCATTAGCATAAACAACTGTACTTTCTGTTAATTCCTTACCATTCTTATCAGTTGTAATATCTCCTTCCACTGTAACTTTATTTGAATTAGTAGCATATACTGCTGTATTTTTATATCCTGTTGTTATAGCATCTGATAAAGTAGAAGCTGAACCTCCCATTTCTATATCTCCCTTAAAGGAAATTCCTCCACCAGAAGCATATAACCCAACATTCTCTTCCCCACCTAACATACTGATTTTACCTTTATTTGCTGTTACAGCTCCATGATCTATATCTACGTTTCCACTTTTAGTATATATTCCAACTGATTTTCTCGTAAAAGCCTCCATAGTTAATTCAGGAAGTGCTGATTTTAATGTTATATCATTAGTCCCTAGTGCATTTTTAGTAGCATTTTGATAAATTCCTATAACTCCTTCAGTGTATTTATCACTATATCCTGTATCATTAGCAGAACTGTTTGCAGTATAACTTCCACTTAATAGTGAATTTGAAGAAGTATAAGTTAGTAGCTTATTTTGAGATTGATTTCCTATTATAAATCTTGCCTCATTTTTATCATTTCTTGTCCCGTTACCACTGTTGGCATTATAAAGTCCTACCGCATTATCTCCATAAATATTAATTGGTTTTGATAAAATAAAATTAGTATTTGGTGTTACTTGTCCATATGTGTCATTATTTATTGCAACTCCAACATTTTCTTTACCATATAAATTTATTGTTCCTTCATTTATAAATGAAACATCGCCTTGTTCCAGTGTAGAAGGTGTTGACAAATCTTTAGCTGCTGTATATAAGGCTACTGCTCCACCCTGTCCGTATAAAGAAATTTCTCCATTTTTAGAATTAGCATACAAATGTTGATAATCATCATTTCCTGCTAAATCTGGCGAATGAAAAAAAACAATATTATCACTTGTAGTAACATTATTATGATTGTAATTTATTCCTATAATCTTACCATTATTTTCAACGATATTTAATCTTTGATTACCACCATTAACAGTTGTATGAACATATCGTGTTTCCGTTCCTCCAATTTCTACAATTCCATTATTTGTATGATATAATTGTCCATTTGTATTTGCATTCAAATTACTTTTACTCATATAATTTTGAATTCTAGTATATTGATCCGCTGTAATTATATGCCCAGTATTCAAGTCACTAAAAGTTTTTCCTGTCCTTCCTTCCGTTTCCAAATTAATTACAGTTCCCCTATGGTAAGCACCTGATTGAAAAGATGATGAAGGAGTTATTAATGCTATTTTCGTTCCATCTCCAAAATATGAATAAGGTGTGTTTGTCAATGTATTAAAAAACAAATTGCTACTATTTTCACTATTTGTATAATTACTTTTAGGCGAAGTTCCACCATATAGAGCAGCAGCTGTTCCTGGAGTTACACTCGCTCCATTAAATGCGTTAGTTTGTATAGTTCCTGAAAAAGTTCCATTATAAGTATTACCTGAAGTAATGCTTGAATAAGTTTTATATACTTCTCCATTTGCTACAGAAGTTCCTGAAATATCTCCCTTATTATCCATCCAATATGAATAACGAGTATGAGTAGGATCTGCTCCACCAGATGTAAATGATAAAATTAAAGTTCTTGGGGTAACAGGATTAACTACGCCAGGTTCTCCTGGAACTTTCACTATCCTTGTCACAAAATTCGGAAATCCTCCTCCTGCTCCCTGTACTGTAAATGCTGGTGCTACTTTATCTACACTCTTGGGTGTTAGTGCTGCCGATACGTCCATTGCGGCATTTGGCTCTCTTACTAGTCCTAATGTTGTTGCTCCGTATTTTGTTTCGATTTTTCCTGGATAGTTACTTCTGTTTACGATTGAGTCATCTCTTTTGTAAATAAAGCTGTCTATCTTATCCCCTCTACCTCTATAATGTCCATGCCAGTCATTATAAAAATAGTTCATTCCGTATTGCCAGCTGCTCCAAGGTGATTTTGTTACGTGATCCCCCTGTTCCATCAACTGAATTAGCTCAAGGTTTGTTCCTTTGACTAATTTATCAGTTTCTGCTCTCGCACGTTTAAATTCTGTTCGTATCTGCTTTATTGACGTGTTAATTTGTTGCATCTGATTGTTAATTGCAGAATCTTTTTCTGGCGCTGCATATAAACTGCCAGAAGAAATTAATAGTCCATTCAATAAAAAAGCAAATAATACAGAATCTGTGTATTTAAAGTCTTTACATCTTTTGGCAAAGGCTTTTAAGTCTTTTTTTAATTGTAATAAAGTTTTTGACATTGATATTCTCCTTTTCATTTTTTAATTTTGATAATTTAAAATTTAAATTTATAAATTACCAAGTGAAATCTTTTAAATAACAACTGATTTATAATACATATAAAAAGCTGATTTAATAGTGATTTAAGTGATATAGACTTTTTTTACATATTAAAATTAAATATTATTTTCTAAAAAAGTATTCTAATTATATCACACAAAAAAAAGACACACAAATAGTTTTTAGAAAAATAATTTTTTTTAAATCTTGAATTAATAAATTTATTCCATAATAGTTCTATTTTAATCTTGAAACAAAAATTTTGAAAAAGATTTAAATAAAGATACAATTCAACTCCAATTTTAAAGTAGATTTATATATTAATAACAAGGATGTTTTGAAATCTTGTTAAATATTACGTAATTCAAAATTCATAAAATATAATTTTCTCTTTTCAAACGACGAGGTATAGTATAAAAATTACAACAAAAAATAAATTAATTATAATTTTTTATAAAAAAAATACCATCCTATTTCTAAGACAGTATTTCCAAAATATATTATACAATTTTATTACTACGCTTCTACTCTTTCAGGGTAAATGCTTACTCTTTTTTTACCATTTCCGAATTTTTCAAATTTTACATATCCATCAGTTAACGCGAATAAAGTGTAATCTTTTCCTAATTTTGCGTTAGTCCCTGCGTAAAATTTACTTCCTCTTTGTCTTACAATGATGTTTCCAGCTTTTACAGCTTCTCCATCATATTTTTTTACTCCTAAATATTTAGGGTTTGAATCTCTACCATTTCTAGTTGATCCTTGCCCTTTTTTTGAGGCAAATAACTGTAAGTTTAATTTTAATAACATTTTCCAACCTCCTCGATTTCTTTTTCATATTTTATTTCTTGGATTCTTTTCAAATCTTAACTTCTGAACTTAAAATTTATATTTTTATTTCTTTAAGTTTCACAAAATTACTATAACTTTTTGCAACTTCCTTCAAATACGAATACATTGATTCAACCAAAATATCTGCATTTTCTAGTTCATCATCAGTCAATCCAGAATTTTTTAAATCACAGGAAATATACCCATCTTCTTCAGTAAACTTTAGTTTTTTCTTAAGTTTCAAAGTTTCAATAAGTCCATTTACTGTCATTTGTCCTACTGACGAAACAGCTGCACAAATTACATCTTCTCCATATTCTGAAAAATTTGCATGTCCTTTTATTTCAAAATATGTTATTTTATTTTTTTGTCTTTGAATTTCTATTTTTATCATTCAAACCACAACAGCTTTCACAATCTAAATTATATTAAAAAATACAATTAAGCATTGATTGATTTAATTTCAATTGCTGTAAAAGATTGTCTATGCCCTTTTTTTCTGTAGTAAGTTTTTTTGTTATATTTAAAGTTAATTTTTTTATCAGCTTTTCCATGAGATTTAACTGTAGCTACAACTTTAGCTCCTTCTACAACTGGAGTTCCAACTGTTACGTTATCTCCTTCTCCAACTAATAGAACTTCGTTAATTTCGATGTCTGAATCAACATCAGCTGCTAATTTTTCAACTTTTAATACAGTTCCAACTTCTACTTTGTACTGTTTTCCACCTGTTTTAATTACTGCAAACATTTATGTTCACCTCCAAATAATTTATCGCTATCATTGGTATTAGCCACCAATTTTATGCGTATATCTTAATTAGTTTACTATATTTTCACTAATTTGTCAAATTATTTTTATAAATGGCGGAAGTAGAGGGACTCGAACCCACAAGACGTTTAACCGCCCACAGCTTTCCAAGCTGCTGCCATACCATTAGGCGATACTTCCACTTCAAAAAAATAATTACAAACTATTATACTAAACTTATTTATAAAAGTCAATGGATTTGTTTAGCGTATTTTTTATATTTTTGTGTAGGCGTATAGATGCCAATACTTGCTAATAAATTCATTATCACACGGCATCATTTATTTTGATTTTTTCTATAAATATTAAATCCAGTCGCCTGATTTGTCGCCATTATTGTAATATCTGAAATTTGTACGTGTTTTGGCTGGTTTGCAATATAAACTATTGTATTTGCAATATCTTCTGGCTTTAATGCCTCGATCCCTTCATAAACCTTTCTAGCCTCCTCCATATTTCCGTGAAATCTTACATTACTAAAATTAGTTTCCACAATTCCTGGCTGAACAGTCGTTACCTTGATATTTTTATCAATCGTATCAATTCTAATTCCATCGCTCAAAACCTTCACAGCCGATTTAGTCGCACAATACACAGCAGCCCCTGCATAAGCATAAATTCCAGCAGTTGAACCAATATTTATAATGTGCCCCTCATCATTTGCAACCATACTTGGCAAAATCTGTCTTGTAACATACAAAAGCCCCTTTATATTAGTGTCTATCATTCGTTCAATATCCATAATATCATAATCCTGAAATTTATCCAGCCCCAAGGCAAGCCCTGCATTATTTACAAGAATATCCACCTTTTTCACATCATCCAGTATTTTCTTGCTAAATTTCACAACATCATTATACTTTGTAACATCAAGCACAAAAATATACGCATTAGTCCCATATTTTCTATCAATATCAGCCTTTATCTCCTTCAATTTATCCGCATTTCTAGCACACAAAATCACATTGTCCCCATTTTTCGCAAAGGCATAAGCTGTTTCCTTCCCAATTCCACTTGTAGCTCCAGTAATAAAAATATTTCTATTCATAAAAATTCACTCCCTAATATTTGAATTTATCATTATTTATTTTAAAAATGATTTTTTTAATTTATTCAAAATCAAATATACTTTACTTCTATGCTCTATTTCAACAGCTAAAACTATTAATTTATCATCTTGTATTTCAACTATTATCCTGTAATTTTTTAATGGTTTATACTTCCAATATCCTTTTAAATTATGGCTCAAAGCCTCCCCTTTAATTCTTGGATTTTCAGAATTATTTATTTTTTTCAGAAAATCATAAATTTTTCTACTTGTATTTTTATCCATCTTTTGTAATTTTTTTGCTGCATATTTGGATAACAATACTTTATATTTCACTTAAAATCCCATTTCTTTTCCAAAATCTTCAAGAGACGTCATCGGGAATTTTTTTGCCTTTTCTGATAATTTCAGTATTCTTTTTACTTCTGATTTGGAAATTTGTTCATTTTCTTCCATTTTATCTAATTCTTTTGATATTAAGTCATTGATAAAGTTGTTATCGTATTCTAAAACTTCCTTTAACTGTTTTTGTTTCCTTTCATTTAATTCAACATCTATAATCATCGTACTTTCCTCCTAAAATAGATTTTGTAATTTTTTTAGAATTCAAATAATTTTTAAGTTTATTTAAAAATATCCACATTTTTATTATACCACAAAATTTTAATTTAAGTGTTATTTTATGTCCAATTTATTTTTCTGATGAAATTTTTGTCTCAACTTCAGTTTAAAAATCCCTATCCCTTTCTCAATGCTCATTTCCTGCGAAAAATTATACACAAACATATTTGTAAATTTCAAATCCATTTTTTTATTTGAACCCAAATCAACAAACATTTCCAAATTTCTGTAATCACTTTTTTCGAGATAGGATTCAGCCCATTCTACTAAATCTATTATATTCTTTTTATTTTTTTCATACAAATCATCATTTATGCTCTCATTTTCCAAATTATTTCCTGTATTTTCCAAGTTTGAAATAATTTTTCCGATTATTTCCATTTCCACTGTGCTTCTGCTGTTTGCAAGATTTGTATCTTCTGCAAGTCCAATTTTATATTTCACTTCCATAATCTCGTCTTCACTTACATTTATTTCCTTTTTATTTTCCTCATCTGTAATTTTCAATCTATATTTCATTTTTTCTTCCCCTTTATTTTGTTAAAAAACCGCTATTTCATCAATTTTTACTGTTTCATCAACATTTACTACTCCAAAATGATTTTTCCAAAATACTTTTAATTCCATTCCAAACTCTAAAAACAGTAATTCCAAAGTTTTTATCTTTGCAACATTTTCTTTATTTTTTGGTTTATTTATATAAACTATTATTTTATTTTTTTCTGATTTTTGTCTATAAATAAGTGAATCCAGAAAAAAATACTTTATTCCCAATTTAAAGTTTTTCATACAGTTGACACCATTAATTTTTTCGTTATAAATCAAAAGTACTACATATCCCTGTTCTTCCCTATTCAAAATCGAAAAATGCCGTTTTAAGTTTATTCCTAAAGTTCCCTTTTTTATATCCTCCGAAATTTTTTCACAAATAACGTCAATCACTGTCGTCCCACTCACAAAATCAAGTTCCCGTAAGTAATTTATCACATTATTTTCAATATTTTTCTTAAAATTTCTTAAAACAGATATATTTTCCTTTTCTTCTTTAACTATGTTGTTCCTACGTCTAAAACCATTTATTTTAGACTCTTTTTTAGGTACATTCTCCATTGTCAGATTTTTAATTTCAGTATCTTTTTCCAGTTTATTTTCAAACTCGAAAAAATTATCATAATAATTTACTAAACTGGTAAAAATTTTATTAAATCTCACATACGGATTTACTTTTACAGCTTTCTTTTTACCAATTTCATTATTCAAAAAATCTGCATTTACCTCAATATATGCTGAAACACTATTTTCCAGTTCAAATTGCATATTCAGAGGAACTGCCCATATATATTTGTAGCCTTTTTTATTTTTATTCGCCATACAGGTACCCCCTGCATTCAAATTCGTTATAATTGTTCTGAATTTCTGAGATTAAAAAGCTAACCTTGTCTTCTGAATATTCATCAAAATCCTTTATTTCTACAAATAGATTCAATTTCGGCTTTTTATCAGAATACCCTTTTTGAAATTCATTTTTCAAACTCTCATTACAGTCATAGATATTTAAATTTTCTTCAATATTCTCTGTAAAATTAATATCTTTTAGTATGATTTCATCCTTTGTAAATTCATATTCCAAAAAATATTTTTCCAAAAATGCACGGCTTCTAGTATTCGTATTTTTCTTTTGAATTTTATCAATGAAACTCTCATTTCTAAAATTTGTAAAATGAAAATAATTTTCTTGCTTTTCACCATTTTTCTCGTAAATTTCAAGCATTTTTCTGCATTTTTCGATTGGCTTTATTGAAAATACATCCCAAATATCGCCTGTATTTT
Proteins encoded in this window:
- a CDS encoding malolactic enzyme, translating into MKSGYEILNNPFLNKGTAFTKKEREEYGLLGLLPPYIQTIDEQAKQTYGQFLKKDKLIEKRHFLMEIFNTNRTLFYYLFSKHVVEFMPIVYDPVIAESIENYSELFVNPQNAAYLSVKEPENIETILKNAADNRKIRLIVVTDAEGILGIGDWGTNGVDISVGKLMVYTAAAGIDPATVLPVVIDAGTNRKELLENDLYLGNRFERVRGDEYYNFIDKFVKTAEKLFPNLYLHWEDFGRLNAANILNKYENEIATFNDDIQGTGIITLAGILGALKISVEKLTEQVYMCFGAGTAGAGIARRIFNEMVAQGLSEEEAKKRFYLVDRQGLLFEDTEGLTPEQTPFARKRSEFTNANELTTLEAAVKAVKPTILVGTSTVPKTFTKEIVQEMAKHTARPIIFPLSNPTRLAEASAKDLIEWTDGKALVATGIPSDPIELNGITYEIGQANNALIYPGLGLGIITTKSKIVNDKIISAAAHSLGGIIDTTKPGAAVLPPVSKLTEFSETVALSVGQSVLDQKLNTEPISDLKEAIKNAKWIPEYKEMIL
- a CDS encoding autotransporter-associated N-terminal domain-containing protein, whose amino-acid sequence is MSKTLLQLKKDLKAFAKRCKDFKYTDSVLFAFLLNGLLISSGSLYAAPEKDSAINNQMQQINTSIKQIRTEFKRARAETDKLVKGTNLELIQLMEQGDHVTKSPWSSWQYGMNYFYNDWHGHYRGRGDKIDSFIYKRDDSIVNRSNYPGKIETKYGATTLGLVREPNAAMDVSAALTPKSVDKVAPAFTVQGAGGGFPNFVTRIVKVPGEPGVVNPVTPRTLILSFTSGGADPTHTRYSYWMDNKGDISGTSVANGEVYKTYSSITSGNTYNGTFSGTIQTNAFNGASVTPGTAAALYGGTSPKSNYTNSENSSNLFFNTLTNTPYSYFGDGTKIALITPSSSFQSGAYHRGTVINLETEGRTGKTFSDLNTGHIITADQYTRIQNYMSKSNLNANTNGQLYHTNNGIVEIGGTETRYVHTTVNGGNQRLNIVENNGKIIGINYNHNNVTTSDNIVFFHSPDLAGNDDYQHLYANSKNGEISLYGQGGAVALYTAAKDLSTPSTLEQGDVSFINEGTINLYGKENVGVAINNDTYGQVTPNTNFILSKPINIYGDNAVGLYNANSGNGTRNDKNEARFIIGNQSQNKLLTYTSSNSLLSGSYTANSSANDTGYSDKYTEGVIGIYQNATKNALGTNDITLKSALPELTMEAFTRKSVGIYTKSGNVDIDHGAVTANKGKISMLGGEENVGLYASGGGISFKGDIEMGGSASTLSDAITTGYKNTAVYATNSNKVTVEGDITTDKNGKELTESTVVYANGSSEVVLNGENDIKLKAASKTITNSTGNNTGVFVDDATVMFGDNNKGTPSLTGTTTGSSTKGSSITITSDDRKLGTALYAKNGGMINAIGDSLAKGLKITVKDGASAVASVGQNASNKVSQINVKYSTINYDGEGFALYTDDKGKINADDSEITLSGKAVGFGIRGTSTGYTSNVSLLNSKFKITSDDVILMNVVNPNALKLSNFVSTLSGASGLNASNITTNGPGAGDNYKLAVVEGLNNGKSFTFDNNLDKSLAVSSSNSSTNDYKYVRNFLIQRSILDVNADVKAVLSTSDATTINGDLTNSSVIGLNISSSTGAASNAETGINVNGKTITVDRTDAGAGAIGLYTNFGKININSGTLNVETDTANTVNDQAVGVYAVNGSEVNNNSGNITVGGNNSIGILGLAYREDAAGNPVLNEFGGVAGQGKATVNNDGNITLGGTGAKGVFVKNNNSASSIADSVATNKANGKITMSGAGSVGMYADKATLNNYGTIDLKTGSNAKIGMYGINNSNMTNWATGNITVGNSVLSSASDVPNIGMYTADSVTLNNYGTLDIKDSSYGMYGENIHAYGTSKIKIAQNGVGIFSKGTAGTGTVTLDSGSEITTSASVKGKEAVGVFTAGTNPVNINDNGSKMDLKDWTFGYVIKAPGTLTTNASSNVTMDNETVYAYSDNNSSVIKNYTPIKATGNRNYGIYSSGTVDNYGNMDLKSGNGNGNIGMYSTAGTATNWTTIDVGKTDKNTKSYGIGMATGYYDGTSSRNQGTIINKGTINVTEENSIGMYAVGKGSKAINAAGGIINLSGKNTIGMYIDQEAEGENYGTITGNGDNLKGVVVANQGKFKNYGTIQITGNKGIGIYTDKGEASADGIDGPGAVNTGSFRNVYESQPTDEKVEGSVTIKVPPKATTVTVTINGAKVPITKVDTNVASPSATEVTVTSPSGVTVLDLAKSGLMNFPSGSKATSVGMYVDTSGIKYTNPIQGLSNLAGLTDINLYFGTEAARYTNAKAIELGDNIIKPYNDALANVVTTGTVLNTNSSSLTWLAIPTKSAVTGLYDKVYLVKIPYTDFVSKKDPNTYNFLNGLEQRYGVEGLGTREKELFNKLNDLGKGEQHIFTQAVDEMKGHQYANVQQRINATGNTLDNEFGYLRNEWRNPSKQNNKIKVFGTRDEYNTDTAGIIDYKSNAYGVAYVHEDEKIKMGNSSGWYAGAVTNRFRFKDLGKSKEDQTMIKLGIFKTMSPKTDHNGALQWTIAGDVFTGVNSMKRKFWIVDDVFEAKSTYHSYGAALKNELGYDIRLSERTHLRPFGSVKMEYGRFNSIKEDSGQMRLKVKGNDYFSVKPEAGMEFKYVQPLAVRTNLTVGLSAAYENEIGKLQKGNRAKVRYTTADWYNLEKEKEDRRGNGKFDLNIGVDNTRFGVTVNAGYDTKGNNVRGGIGFRAIY
- the rpmA gene encoding 50S ribosomal protein L27 — translated: MLLKLNLQLFASKKGQGSTRNGRDSNPKYLGVKKYDGEAVKAGNIIVRQRGSKFYAGTNAKLGKDYTLFALTDGYVKFEKFGNGKKRVSIYPERVEA